The Prochlorococcus sp. MIT 1300 genome has a window encoding:
- the rlmB gene encoding 23S rRNA (guanosine(2251)-2'-O)-methyltransferase RlmB has protein sequence MSSRPNRPFRDSSRPGSSGGGRKTGNGSSSRRRFMSEASPSANRGYRSRRSVDGPSDFSEGAKQENYRPNRRNQDKKTPFKSSKGRASNGVGLRRGTNHEEGFVRPGNQRRRGRQFIRDQSENFDKPKSSGFTRQESSNSPEANVFSERSSNDLIWGRHSTQAVLESGRPIHRIWCTSDLRSAPKFLQLLRDAKSLGVLVEEVSWARLGQLTSGGVHQGIALQTAAAETLDLATLIKGCSEVGESPLLLALDGLTDPQNLGAIVRSAEALGAHGLVLPQRRSAGLTGSVAKVAAGALEHLPVARVVNLNRSLETLKDAGYRVIGLAEQGDTTISEVDIDGPLVLVTGSENQGISVVTRRHCDQLVRIPLRGVTPSLNASVATAMFLYEVARRGWMKEITGQAPSPRLIRAKCPSSPESEIVDQSFNKTNPKELNPENTATTKEDKAYKRENELLGSDLMHHPSSVDPSKEIQVELAPDQNPCHFDQSINL, from the coding sequence ATGAGTTCCCGCCCTAATCGTCCTTTCCGAGATTCTTCGCGTCCAGGTAGCTCTGGAGGTGGTCGGAAAACTGGCAATGGTTCATCTTCGCGACGAAGATTTATGTCTGAGGCTTCTCCTTCCGCTAATAGGGGTTATCGCTCTAGGAGAAGTGTGGATGGCCCTTCGGATTTTTCAGAGGGGGCAAAGCAAGAGAACTATCGACCTAATAGGCGCAATCAAGACAAAAAGACTCCCTTTAAATCTTCAAAAGGTCGAGCTTCTAACGGAGTCGGTTTAAGAAGGGGCACTAATCATGAAGAAGGCTTTGTTCGACCAGGCAATCAAAGAAGGCGTGGCAGACAATTCATACGAGATCAATCTGAAAATTTCGATAAACCAAAAAGTTCTGGATTCACAAGGCAAGAGTCATCTAATAGCCCTGAGGCAAATGTTTTCTCTGAAAGGTCCTCAAATGACTTGATTTGGGGGCGTCACTCGACACAAGCTGTCTTGGAATCTGGAAGGCCTATTCATCGAATATGGTGCACTTCTGATTTGCGTAGTGCTCCAAAATTTCTTCAGCTTTTAAGAGACGCTAAATCGTTAGGAGTCTTAGTTGAAGAGGTTAGTTGGGCACGTTTAGGACAGTTGACTAGTGGTGGTGTTCATCAGGGCATTGCGCTACAGACAGCTGCAGCTGAAACTTTGGATTTGGCTACTTTGATCAAAGGCTGCAGTGAAGTAGGAGAGTCTCCCTTATTACTTGCTCTGGATGGGCTTACGGATCCTCAAAATTTAGGGGCAATTGTTCGTTCAGCAGAAGCTCTGGGTGCACATGGCCTGGTGTTACCTCAGCGGCGTAGTGCAGGCCTTACCGGTTCGGTCGCAAAGGTTGCTGCAGGTGCTCTTGAGCATCTTCCTGTTGCACGCGTAGTAAATCTGAATAGATCATTAGAGACCTTGAAAGACGCTGGATATCGAGTCATTGGTCTTGCTGAGCAAGGTGACACAACCATCTCAGAGGTTGATATAGATGGACCGCTTGTTCTTGTTACTGGTTCAGAAAATCAAGGTATATCAGTTGTTACCAGACGCCATTGCGATCAATTGGTGCGGATTCCTCTTCGAGGTGTAACTCCAAGCCTTAATGCTTCAGTTGCAACTGCGATGTTTCTTTATGAGGTAGCAAGAAGAGGATGGATGAAAGAAATTACCGGGCAGGCACCTTCCCCAAGGTTGATTCGAGCGAAATGCCCATCTTCTCCAGAATCTGAAATTGTTGATCAGTCTTTTAACAAGACAAATCCCAAAGAGTTGAACCCCGAGAACACAGCTACTACTAAAGAAGATAAAGCTTATAAACGAGAAAATGAGTTGTTAGGGAGTGACCTTATGCACCATCCTTCTTCAGTAGATCCTTCAAAGGAAATTCAAGTTGAATTGGCTCCAGATCAAAATCCCTGCCATTTTGACCAGAGCATTAATCTTTAA
- a CDS encoding DUF1816 domain-containing protein, translating to MRVLRSLGNKFGLAWWAVVETREPKVTYWFGPFLTRNSLERKLSSFMDDLSFEGSPPVNHRMLRCRRREPLTL from the coding sequence ATGAGGGTGCTACGCAGCCTAGGAAATAAATTTGGTCTGGCCTGGTGGGCTGTTGTGGAAACCCGTGAGCCAAAAGTGACTTATTGGTTTGGACCTTTTTTGACTAGGAACAGTCTTGAAAGGAAGCTGTCAAGTTTTATGGATGATCTTTCTTTTGAAGGATCTCCTCCTGTTAATCACAGAATGCTTCGTTGTCGACGTCGTGAGCCTCTCACTCTTTAG
- the gatA gene encoding Asp-tRNA(Asn)/Glu-tRNA(Gln) amidotransferase subunit GatA, producing MDIAEWRRQLQKGEVSARELTETYLARISEVDSTLHAYLEVTSKRALADADQIDLARSAGEDLPPLAGVPLAIKDNLCTKGIRTTCSSKMLENFIAPYESSVTERLWKAGAILLGKTNLDEFAMGSSTETSAFGSTSNPWDISRVPGGSSGGSAAAVASGECLAALGSDTGGSIRQPASFCGVVGLKPTYGRVSRWGLVAFASSLDQVGPFTRSVADSAELLNVIAGHDPRDSTCLNHIVPDYRATLNEPLKGLRIGLIRQCFEQDGLDAEVKDSVLAAANTLQSLGAELVEISCERFIDGIATYYVIAPSEASANLARYDGVKYGYRAEGAETLGDMTSSSRAEGFGSEVQRRILIGTYALSAGYVDAYYKKAQQVRTLIRRDFAKAFDVVDVLLTPTSPTTAFKSGEHSEDPLAMYLADLLTIPANLAGLPAISVPCGFDKSGLPIGLQLIGNVLDEARLLRVAHQFEQQAEIRENSVKGPFIK from the coding sequence ATGGATATAGCTGAATGGCGAAGACAACTTCAGAAAGGTGAGGTTTCTGCAAGGGAATTGACAGAAACTTATCTTGCGCGAATTTCAGAGGTTGATTCCACTCTTCATGCTTATTTGGAGGTTACTTCTAAGAGGGCTTTGGCGGATGCAGATCAAATTGATTTAGCCCGGTCTGCAGGAGAGGATCTTCCCCCTTTAGCAGGTGTTCCTTTAGCAATTAAGGACAATCTTTGTACGAAAGGCATTCGAACTACCTGTTCAAGCAAAATGCTTGAAAACTTTATTGCCCCTTACGAATCCTCAGTCACTGAAAGACTTTGGAAGGCTGGCGCAATTTTGTTAGGGAAAACAAATCTCGATGAGTTTGCGATGGGTAGTTCAACTGAGACCTCTGCTTTTGGTTCAACTTCAAATCCTTGGGATATTTCTAGAGTCCCAGGCGGAAGTTCCGGGGGTAGTGCGGCAGCAGTTGCTTCAGGAGAATGTCTTGCTGCCTTGGGGTCAGATACTGGTGGGTCAATTCGACAGCCTGCTTCTTTTTGTGGTGTTGTTGGTTTAAAACCAACCTATGGACGTGTTAGTCGTTGGGGTTTAGTTGCTTTTGCAAGCTCTTTAGATCAAGTAGGACCGTTTACTAGATCGGTCGCTGATTCTGCAGAGCTATTAAATGTAATAGCAGGCCACGATCCTCGTGATTCGACTTGTTTAAATCACATTGTTCCTGATTATCGAGCAACTCTGAATGAACCTTTGAAAGGTTTGAGAATTGGCTTGATTAGACAATGTTTTGAACAAGATGGGTTGGATGCTGAGGTAAAGGACTCTGTATTGGCAGCGGCAAACACTTTGCAATCACTTGGCGCTGAATTGGTTGAGATAAGTTGTGAACGTTTCATTGATGGCATCGCTACTTATTACGTCATTGCGCCTTCAGAAGCTTCCGCAAACCTGGCTCGTTATGACGGTGTTAAGTATGGCTATCGAGCAGAAGGCGCTGAAACCCTTGGAGATATGACTTCCAGTAGCAGAGCAGAGGGGTTCGGGAGTGAAGTTCAGCGCAGAATTCTCATAGGTACTTATGCATTGTCTGCTGGATATGTGGATGCTTATTACAAGAAGGCACAGCAGGTCCGTACTCTTATTCGCAGGGACTTCGCGAAGGCTTTTGATGTTGTAGATGTCCTTTTGACACCTACTTCTCCAACAACGGCTTTTAAGTCTGGAGAACATTCAGAGGATCCATTGGCAATGTATTTGGCAGATTTACTAACTATTCCGGCCAATCTTGCTGGTCTCCCTGCAATAAGTGTTCCTTGTGGATTCGATAAGTCTGGCCTTCCAATTGGCTTACAGCTGATAGGAAATGTTTTGGACGAGGCTCGCTTGTTACGGGTGGCACATCAGTTTGAGCAACAGGCTGAAATCAGAGAGAATTCAGTGAAAGGCCCTTTCATCAAATAA
- a CDS encoding DNA polymerase III subunit alpha produces the protein MSFVPLHNHSDYSLLDGASQLPKMVRRAKELGMPALALTDHGVMYGAIELLKLCKASDIKPIIGNEMYVVNGSIDDPQPKKERRYHLVVLAKNDIGYKNLVKLTSISHLQGMRGRGIFSRACIDKQLLKAHSEGLIVATACLGGEIPQAILRGRLDVAREVARWYKSIFGGDFYLEIQDHGSIEDRIVNIEMARISKELDIELIATNDAHYLTKNDVEAHDALLCVLTGKLITDQKRLRYTGTEYIKSQDEMHRLFADHLPSKVIDKALLNTVSIAEKVEEYKILGKYQMPIFPVPSGHTPLSYLKEVAEKGLDRRLEASGLIDQKDNYYKRLSYEIDVIEQMGFPTYFLVVWDYIRFAREKGIPVGPGRGSAAGSLVAYALCITNIDPVSNGLLFERFLNPERKSMPDIDTDFCIERRAEVIDYVTERYGDNKVAQIITFNRMTSKAVLKDVARVLDIPYGDADRLAKLIPVVRGKPAKLSEMIGENSPNTDFRDKYKKDKQIAKWVDMAIRIEGTNKTFGVHAAGVVIAGDSLDELVPLQRNNDGQVITQYFMEDVESMGLLKMDFLGLKNLTMIDKTIELVNKVEGENIDPDQLPANDMDTFSLLSRGDLEGIFQLESTGMRQIVRDLKPSSLEDISSILALYRPGPLDAGLIPRFINRKHGRETIDFSHSALEPILSETYGIMVYQEQIMKIAQDLAGYSLGEADLLRRAMGKKKVSEMQKHRDNFVSGATSRSVDASIANQLFDQMVLFAEYCFNKSHSTAYGAVTYQTAYLKAHYPVAYMAALLTVNAGSSDKVQRYISNCNSIGIEVVPPDVNVSDIDFTPDGDRILFGLSAVRNLGDGAIKKLISVRDEGGPFKSLADLCDRIPLNLLNRRSLESLIHCGALDVLDTERNRAQLIADMDLLIDWAASRARDRLSGQGNIFDLMAGTVGEDSSTDLSTAPKAPPVDDYSPTKRLQLEKELVGFYLSDHPLKQLTAPAKLLAPIGLANLDEQQDKTKVSAIVMVSSIREVTTRKGDRMAILQIEDLSGSCEGVVFPKSYARLSDHIVQESRLLVWASVDKRDDRVQLIIDDCRAIDDLQLLLIELLPDEACDITVQHRLRECLHRHRPANDDFGIKVPVVAAVRQGTNIRYVRLGHQFCVGDAGAALSSLEDQAFNARFSERLLVA, from the coding sequence ATGTCTTTTGTCCCACTACATAACCACAGCGACTACAGCCTTCTTGATGGCGCTAGCCAGCTACCAAAGATGGTGCGCAGGGCTAAAGAGCTGGGGATGCCCGCATTGGCATTAACTGATCATGGTGTGATGTATGGGGCTATAGAGCTATTAAAACTTTGTAAGGCATCAGATATAAAGCCAATCATTGGTAATGAGATGTATGTAGTGAATGGCTCTATAGATGATCCCCAACCTAAGAAAGAGCGTAGATATCATCTTGTCGTTTTGGCAAAGAATGACATTGGATATAAGAACTTGGTTAAGTTGACTAGCATTAGTCATCTTCAAGGGATGAGAGGCAGAGGAATCTTCTCTCGGGCTTGTATTGATAAGCAACTATTAAAGGCTCATAGCGAAGGTTTGATTGTTGCCACTGCTTGCTTAGGAGGAGAGATTCCACAAGCAATTTTAAGAGGAAGATTGGATGTAGCAAGAGAAGTTGCTCGTTGGTATAAAAGCATATTTGGCGGGGATTTCTATTTGGAAATTCAGGATCATGGATCTATAGAAGATCGAATAGTAAACATAGAGATGGCGCGTATCTCTAAGGAGCTTGATATTGAATTGATTGCTACTAATGATGCTCACTATTTAACAAAGAATGATGTTGAGGCTCATGATGCCTTGCTATGTGTACTTACCGGAAAGTTGATAACTGACCAAAAACGTCTTCGATATACAGGTACTGAGTATATCAAGTCTCAAGATGAGATGCATAGACTTTTTGCAGATCACCTTCCTTCAAAAGTTATAGATAAGGCTCTTCTAAATACAGTTTCTATAGCGGAAAAGGTGGAGGAATACAAAATATTGGGTAAGTATCAGATGCCGATATTTCCTGTCCCCTCAGGTCACACTCCTCTTAGTTATTTAAAAGAAGTTGCTGAAAAGGGCCTTGATAGAAGATTGGAAGCGTCTGGTTTGATAGATCAAAAAGATAATTATTATAAGAGGCTATCCTACGAAATTGATGTTATAGAACAAATGGGATTTCCTACATATTTCCTAGTCGTTTGGGATTATATTCGATTTGCCAGAGAAAAAGGGATCCCTGTTGGCCCTGGTAGAGGTTCTGCTGCTGGTTCTTTGGTCGCATATGCATTATGTATAACCAATATTGACCCCGTAAGTAATGGATTGTTGTTTGAGAGGTTTTTGAACCCAGAACGTAAATCTATGCCAGATATTGATACAGATTTTTGTATCGAACGTAGAGCAGAAGTGATTGATTATGTAACAGAGAGATACGGGGATAACAAGGTCGCTCAAATAATAACTTTCAACAGGATGACTTCTAAAGCTGTTTTAAAGGATGTAGCCAGAGTACTTGATATACCTTATGGAGACGCAGATCGTCTAGCAAAGCTTATTCCTGTAGTTAGAGGAAAACCAGCCAAGCTCTCTGAGATGATTGGAGAAAACTCACCTAATACTGATTTTCGTGATAAGTATAAGAAAGATAAGCAAATAGCAAAGTGGGTAGACATGGCTATTCGAATAGAAGGAACTAATAAAACTTTTGGTGTACATGCTGCTGGAGTAGTAATTGCTGGGGACTCTCTTGATGAATTAGTTCCTTTACAGAGAAATAATGATGGTCAGGTAATAACGCAATACTTTATGGAAGATGTTGAGTCTATGGGATTGTTGAAGATGGATTTCTTGGGCTTGAAGAACCTTACTATGATTGATAAAACAATTGAATTGGTTAATAAGGTTGAAGGCGAAAATATTGATCCAGATCAACTTCCAGCAAATGATATGGATACATTTTCATTGCTTTCTAGGGGTGATCTTGAAGGTATCTTTCAATTAGAGTCAACTGGTATGAGACAAATTGTTCGTGACTTAAAACCATCCTCTTTAGAAGATATATCCTCAATATTGGCTTTATATAGGCCCGGCCCTTTAGATGCTGGTTTGATTCCTAGATTTATTAACCGTAAGCATGGTCGAGAGACTATAGATTTCTCACATTCAGCCTTGGAACCAATCCTTAGTGAAACCTATGGGATCATGGTTTATCAAGAGCAAATTATGAAGATTGCTCAAGACCTTGCAGGCTACAGCCTTGGAGAAGCTGATTTGCTTAGAAGAGCAATGGGTAAGAAAAAAGTCTCAGAAATGCAGAAGCACCGAGATAACTTTGTTTCTGGTGCTACGTCACGGTCAGTAGATGCATCGATTGCTAATCAACTATTTGATCAGATGGTTTTGTTCGCTGAATATTGCTTTAATAAGAGTCATTCAACTGCTTATGGTGCAGTTACATATCAAACTGCCTACCTTAAGGCTCATTATCCTGTTGCTTATATGGCAGCATTGTTGACAGTCAATGCAGGATCTTCAGATAAGGTTCAGAGATATATATCTAACTGCAATTCAATTGGTATTGAGGTTGTCCCTCCAGATGTAAACGTTTCTGATATTGATTTTACTCCTGATGGTGACCGTATTCTTTTCGGGTTGTCTGCAGTACGAAATCTTGGTGATGGGGCAATTAAAAAATTGATCTCTGTTCGTGATGAAGGTGGACCTTTTAAATCCCTTGCTGATCTTTGTGACCGTATTCCTTTGAACCTATTAAATAGAAGATCTCTTGAGTCATTGATTCATTGCGGTGCGCTCGATGTGCTGGATACAGAAAGAAATCGAGCTCAACTGATTGCAGACATGGATCTGCTTATAGATTGGGCTGCTTCACGAGCGCGTGATCGGTTGAGTGGACAAGGAAATATATTTGACTTGATGGCTGGAACAGTAGGTGAAGACTCTTCGACAGATTTAAGTACAGCACCCAAGGCGCCTCCTGTTGATGACTATTCCCCGACAAAGAGATTGCAACTTGAGAAAGAGCTTGTTGGCTTTTACCTTTCAGATCATCCACTGAAGCAGCTGACAGCTCCTGCCAAATTGCTTGCCCCCATAGGACTGGCCAACCTTGATGAACAGCAAGATAAAACGAAGGTAAGCGCAATAGTAATGGTTTCTTCTATCCGAGAAGTGACTACTCGCAAGGGTGATCGAATGGCAATACTCCAAATTGAAGACCTTTCCGGTAGTTGTGAAGGGGTGGTTTTCCCCAAGAGCTATGCACGCTTATCAGACCATATTGTGCAGGAATCTCGTCTACTGGTTTGGGCATCGGTCGATAAACGTGACGATCGAGTGCAGTTAATTATTGATGATTGTCGCGCTATTGATGATCTGCAGCTCTTACTTATTGAACTATTACCTGATGAAGCATGTGATATTACAGTTCAGCATCGACTTAGAGAATGTCTACATCGTCATCGTCCTGCAAATGATGACTTTGGAATTAAGGTTCCAGTTGTGGCAGCTGTTCGGCAAGGGACAAATATCCGTTATGTAAGGTTAGGACATCAGTTTTGTGTTGGGGATGCAGGTGCTGCACTAAGTTCTTTGGAAGATCAGGCTTTTAATGCGCGTTTTAGTGAACGTCTTTTAGTCGCTTGA
- a CDS encoding PAM68 family protein: protein MTESPNKKSFLSEGPQSKKRKERSPQKAPKLSKKIPKSNKQSGIPKSIANRMARRVVLTTGLPTVTGMGVFILSYILVTRGIADVPPALTLITSAACFFIGLVGLSYGILSTSWEETNGSFLGFENIKPNISRMRSAFQMQDKEKT, encoded by the coding sequence ATGACTGAATCCCCCAATAAAAAATCCTTCTTATCCGAAGGCCCCCAATCAAAAAAAAGAAAAGAGCGCTCACCCCAAAAAGCACCCAAGCTTTCAAAAAAGATTCCCAAATCAAATAAACAGTCTGGTATACCAAAATCTATTGCGAATAGAATGGCCAGGAGAGTTGTTTTAACAACAGGATTGCCAACAGTTACAGGGATGGGAGTTTTTATCCTTAGCTATATTTTAGTAACCAGGGGCATAGCAGATGTGCCTCCCGCTTTAACCCTAATCACGTCCGCAGCGTGTTTCTTTATAGGCCTTGTGGGCCTTAGTTATGGCATCCTCTCCACTAGCTGGGAGGAAACAAATGGGAGTTTTTTGGGCTTTGAAAATATAAAGCCAAACATTTCAAGAATGCGTTCTGCCTTTCAAATGCAAGACAAAGAGAAAACCTAA
- the rpsO gene encoding 30S ribosomal protein S15, which translates to MSLDTTEKQALINSHQNHPTDTGSVEVQVAMLSERISKLSGHLQANSHDFSSRQGLLKMIGKRKRLLNYVRDKSEARYSDLIKKLGIRG; encoded by the coding sequence ATGTCGTTAGATACAACTGAAAAGCAAGCACTGATCAATTCTCATCAGAACCATCCCACTGACACTGGATCTGTAGAGGTTCAAGTCGCAATGCTTAGCGAAAGGATCTCCAAGCTAAGTGGTCACCTTCAAGCCAACTCCCATGACTTCTCTTCAAGACAGGGTTTGCTCAAGATGATTGGCAAGAGAAAACGTCTTCTCAACTACGTTAGAGATAAAAGTGAAGCAAGATATTCAGACCTAATCAAAAAACTAGGTATACGTGGCTAA
- the ruvA gene encoding Holliday junction branch migration protein RuvA: protein MIGWLQGEKIELWKQGAREGVLLNCGGVGYEIQLTPNHLRNIQSQNTLIIWIHQINREDGYSLFGFPNKEDRNLFRALIGVSGVGPQIGLALLAVFTSNELAQAITHGDIQTLSKAQGVGKRTAERLALELRSKLSESFFNPNQERTLKQVDMETSPLDPTDFQELKEALKGLGYEELEISLAIQAIRPKLASRDKDSSTDQRSIKQDTDEWIRESIKWLSKEAA, encoded by the coding sequence ATGATTGGCTGGCTGCAAGGAGAAAAAATAGAGTTGTGGAAACAGGGAGCACGTGAAGGGGTGCTTCTAAATTGTGGCGGAGTTGGATACGAGATTCAACTCACCCCAAACCACTTGAGAAATATCCAGTCTCAAAACACTCTAATTATTTGGATTCATCAGATAAACCGTGAAGATGGATATAGCCTCTTTGGCTTTCCTAACAAGGAAGATAGGAATCTTTTCAGAGCTTTAATCGGAGTGAGCGGAGTTGGGCCTCAAATAGGCCTTGCCCTACTAGCCGTATTTACCTCAAATGAATTAGCTCAAGCAATAACTCATGGCGACATTCAAACTCTCTCAAAGGCCCAAGGTGTAGGGAAAAGGACAGCTGAAAGGCTTGCTCTAGAACTCCGCAGCAAACTTTCTGAATCGTTTTTCAACCCCAATCAAGAACGAACTCTTAAGCAAGTTGACATGGAAACCAGTCCATTGGATCCAACAGACTTCCAAGAATTGAAAGAAGCACTTAAAGGGCTGGGATATGAAGAATTAGAAATAAGCCTTGCGATACAAGCTATAAGACCAAAACTTGCAAGCAGAGACAAAGATTCTTCAACAGATCAAAGGAGTATTAAGCAAGACACTGACGAATGGATTCGAGAAAGCATAAAGTGGCTAAGCAAAGAAGCTGCTTAA
- a CDS encoding glycine zipper 2TM domain-containing protein, translating to MKKAFLVLASCLATLTATGIGGGIYLSNSQAKSNNLNFTQAKQKLISENYQPGYSTSQTCSRNEYREEYVPGTRNSPGYVKAWNETIEFPCNQSNQSRANQPRQVNTDTNDCKEGTIIGGLLGGGLATKGSRGKDRWWAIPAGAVAGAMLGCQIDGG from the coding sequence ATGAAAAAAGCTTTTTTGGTTCTAGCCTCTTGCCTCGCGACACTAACCGCAACTGGAATTGGGGGAGGGATTTACCTATCCAATTCCCAAGCAAAAAGCAATAACTTAAATTTTACACAAGCAAAACAAAAACTAATATCTGAAAATTATCAGCCTGGGTACTCGACTTCGCAAACATGTTCAAGGAATGAGTACAGAGAAGAATATGTACCAGGGACAAGAAACTCTCCTGGCTATGTTAAAGCCTGGAATGAAACAATTGAATTCCCCTGCAATCAATCAAACCAGTCAAGAGCAAATCAACCAAGACAAGTAAATACAGATACAAATGATTGCAAAGAGGGCACAATTATTGGAGGACTCTTAGGAGGCGGCCTGGCTACCAAAGGGTCTAGGGGCAAAGATCGTTGGTGGGCTATACCCGCAGGTGCAGTAGCCGGTGCAATGCTTGGCTGTCAAATAGATGGTGGATAA
- a CDS encoding DMT family transporter, protein MPSLQTTNKEERNGSLALIGSALAFSLMTVCVKQLNGRLPVSEIVFIRAIISFTITRGMLLKAKVSPWGQQKTLLFIRGILGTAALFFVFKALELVPLASATVIQYTYPTFTAIAAFFLLGERLRKRILIAVLIGWLGIIMIVNPEWIKSTSESLPTYAVSVALTGALLTSLAYVCVRKLSKTEHPLVIIYYFPLVSLPLTLPFFIGNIVWPTGLEWIWLIGVGLLTQLGQIWITKGLSYLPAARACAINYIQVVFAAIWGVVFFKEALSLWVIVGAIFILGSTLISLSARNPG, encoded by the coding sequence TTGCCTTCATTACAGACAACAAACAAAGAAGAAAGAAATGGCTCCTTGGCTCTAATTGGAAGTGCTCTTGCCTTTAGCCTAATGACCGTTTGCGTCAAACAACTAAATGGTCGTCTACCGGTATCAGAAATAGTTTTTATAAGAGCAATTATTAGTTTCACTATTACAAGAGGAATGCTGCTAAAAGCAAAGGTATCGCCTTGGGGGCAACAAAAGACTCTACTTTTTATACGTGGAATCCTTGGAACCGCAGCATTATTTTTTGTCTTTAAAGCATTAGAACTAGTTCCCTTAGCATCAGCGACAGTAATTCAATACACATACCCAACATTTACAGCTATTGCTGCATTCTTTCTCCTTGGAGAGAGGTTGCGCAAAAGGATACTGATTGCTGTCTTAATAGGGTGGCTTGGAATAATAATGATAGTTAATCCAGAATGGATAAAATCCACATCAGAGAGCCTACCTACGTATGCAGTTTCAGTTGCTCTAACTGGCGCTCTTCTCACATCACTAGCTTATGTTTGTGTAAGAAAACTATCAAAAACTGAACACCCTCTAGTGATTATTTATTACTTTCCACTTGTATCGTTACCACTAACATTGCCATTTTTCATTGGAAACATAGTTTGGCCCACAGGCCTTGAATGGATATGGCTAATCGGAGTGGGCCTTTTAACGCAGTTAGGGCAAATCTGGATAACAAAAGGACTAAGTTATCTACCGGCTGCAAGGGCATGCGCAATAAATTATATACAGGTGGTATTTGCAGCAATTTGGGGAGTAGTATTCTTCAAAGAAGCCCTAAGCCTATGGGTAATAGTTGGCGCAATATTCATTCTCGGATCAACACTTATAAGTTTAAGCGCGAGGAATCCAGGCTAA